The following nucleotide sequence is from Pseudonocardia abyssalis.
ACCCGGTTCTCCGGACACGGACGGTGCGCTGATCATGCCGCGGTAGCGGCAGGTCTGTGAAGGTCCTCGAACGCGGCCGGGGACAGATCGTCGATGCTGGTGTGGCGTCGGCGCGGGTTGTACCAGGCCTCGATCCACTCAGGGATCGCCGATCGATCATCGTGTTGTCCACGCTGGAGGCGACCCGGTCCATCGACCCGAGCGGGCCGGCCTCACGGAGCCGGTGCCCGAACACCCACGAGGTGTACGGGGATCCTCTGTCCGGATGCACGATCGAACCTGGGCCGGGCGGCGTCTCCAGGTGTCCGTCTGCAGGGCGTCGACGACGAGTTCGGTGCGCAGGTGATCGGCGATCGACCAGCCCCACGACCATCCGTGAGCAGGCGTCGATGACCGCGCAGCGGTACACCTTCCCGCCCGCGGCTTGAATCCCAGCGGTCGGGTGCTCGGCGATGTCGGTGGCCCACAGCTGATCCGGCGCTTCGGCGACGAATCGGCGTCGCACCAGGTCGTCGGGCGGGGCCGGGAGTGGGCGGTCCCGGCCGAAGTAGGCGCCGGCCCGCTTGAGGATCCCTACTTCCATCTCCAGGACGCGGTCGCGGCGGCGCAGCTCGACCGACTCGGCCCGTTCGTCGCTGGTCGTGCCGTCGACGCGGCCCGGCGGCGGAACTCCGGCGGCTTGGGTGCAGGCATCGGACGAGCTCCTCTCCGATCGACCACGCAGCCACGTGCCGGTGAGGAGGTGCTCCCGTTGCTGCGCGAGAGAACCGCTCCGGTTGGACCGGCTCGTCAGCCGGCGAGGCCGTGGGGTCGGCGGACCGCGGCGACGGCGCGGCCGGCGTGCTCCTTGAGGCAGAACCCGGGAGCCGCAGCCTGAGCCGCCGTGGGCCGCTCGGTCCCCGCGAGCACCCGTCGGGCCGCTGCGTGATCCGCCGGACGGTTCACCGACTCGACGGCGATCAACCGGTCGCCGCGGAACCGGAGGACGGAGAACCCCCCACCGTCGGGATAACCACTGGTCACGCTCTCGTCGTCCGCAACGGCGAGACCGGCGATCTGGAGGGTGACCGGGCCCTGGACGCTCCAGAACCACGGCAGCTCCACGTAGGCGGCGGTGCCGGCGCCGAGGATCACCCGGGCCACGTGGCGGGCCTGGGCCGTGGCGTTCTGCACCGACTCGAGGCGATGCAACGGGCCGGCCGGGGACGGGAACCGCGCGCAGTCGCCGACGGCGAAGATCGCCGGATCGGTGGTGCGCAGGTGCTCGTCCACCACGACGCCGTCGTCGACGGCGAGACCACAACCCCGCGCCAGGTCGTCGCGGGGCCGCACGCCGATCCCGACGACGACCAGGTCCGCCGGGTGCCGGCTGCCGCGTGAGCCGACGACGGCGCGCACGGCGCCGTCAGCGCCGCCGGCGCCCTCGAGCCGAACCGGACCCTCCCCCACCAGCACGGTGGTGCCCATGGCGCGGTGCACCTGCATGATGTGCAGGCTCGTCCCGACCGACACGGCCCTGGCGAGCACCCGGTCCCCGGACTCGAACACCGCGACGTCGACTCCGCGCTTGCGGGCGGCAGCGGCGAACTCCAGGCCGATGAACCCCGCCCCGACCACCACGGCGGTGCGGGCCGACTGCAGTGCCGCCCGCAGTGCCCGAGCATCGGCGAGGGAGCGCAGCGGGAGGACCCCGGCGCGTTCCGAACCCTCGACCTGCAGCGGACGGGGCGCCGCGCCGGTGGCGAGCACGAGCGACGCGTAGCCGATCTCCTGTCCGGAGGCGAGCAGAACGGTGCGCCGGGCCCGGTCGATCCCGGTCACGACGGCATCGGGCCGGTAGTCGATCCCCCGGTCGGCGAAGTGGCGCTCCCCGCGCAGCGGCAGGAGACCGGGCTCGTCGCGCGCGCTCAGGACGTCCTTGGACAACGGGGGACGCTGGTAGGGCAGACCCGGCTCGTCCCCGAGAAGCAGGACGGGCCCGTGGTACCCACCCTCACAGAGCGAGTCGGCCACCTGCACCCCGGCGTGACCGGCACCGACGACGACGACGACCGCGTCGGCACGGGAGACTCGGCTCATGCGTCCGCGCCGAGCCGGAAGGTGAAGGTCAGCTCCCGCCACTCCCCCGCGACCTCGCGCCCGTCCGGTGTCGGACCGCTGCGCGCCGCGAAGTCGACGATCAGGTCCGGCTTCACCGCGAACACCGCGTCGGAGTCGAGGTAGCGCCCACCGACGGGGAACAGCTGCGTGATCAGCTGCCGTCGGCCGGGCGCGTCGATCATGAAGTGCATGTGCGGCGCCCGGTAGGCGTGCCGCCCGGTCGCCGTGAGCATCGCGCCCACCGGGCCGTCCATCGGGAGCGGGTACTCCGACGGCACGATCGACCAGAACCGCAGCCGCCCGTCGGCATCCGTGCGCAGTCGTCCACGCAGCACCGGCCCGTCGAGCTCCGGGAGCTGGAGGTCGTAGAAGCCGTCCTCGTCGGACTGCCACACGTCGACCACCGCGTCGGCGACCGGCCGTCCGTCGGTGTCGGTGACGTGGACGTCGACGTGGAGCGGGGTTCCTCCGAAGCCGCCCGTGATGTCCACGCCCTGCGGCAGCTCCGGGGGACCCTCGAGGTAGAAGGGGCCGAGGACCGCCGAGGCCGTGCTGTCCGGGGTGCGGGAGTTGGCGAGCACGTCGACCACGCTGGACAGGCCCAGGGTGTCCGAGAGCATCACGAACTCCTGGCGGACGTCGCTGCACATCTGTCCGGTGCGGGTCAGGAAGTCGATGCCCTGCTCCCACTCCGCCTGGGTGAGGTCGTTGTCCACCGCGAACGCGTGCAGCCGCTTCACGAGGTCGGACATCAGCGCGTGCAGCCGCGGGTCGGGTGTTCCCGACAGGGTGTCGAGCACGGTCCGGGTGATCCTGGTGGTCCGCACCCCGTCGGCGGTCGCCGGGCGGTTCCCCTCCCACGCCTCGCGCAGGAGCGCGGCGATGCCGGCACGGGTGAGCGGCGCCGGGTTCGGATAAGGGTGCTCGACGGCGAGGTCGACGGCCCGCTCCAGGTCGCCGGCGGCCATCCCGAGCTCGCTCAGCGCGACGGGCCCGCCTGCCCGGAGGACGAGGTCGTGCACCGCACCGGGGACATCACCCGGGTCGATGACGTCGAGTGCCGCGGCGATGCGCCGCACGACGTCCGGGGCCGCCGCGGCGTTGTAGGCCAGTGCGTGGGGCAGCACCACGGCGTGGACCGGTGCGTGCGGCAGGTCGAAGCTGCCGCCCAGGGTGTGGCAGAGCTTGTGGTGCAGGCCCATCCCGACGGCGCTCAGGCAGGTGCCCGCCAGCCACGCGCCGTGCAGCAGGTCCTCGCGGACCTCCTGTGCGTGCGGCTCGGCGGGAAGCCTGCGCAGCCCGCGGCCCAGCCGGGTGATCGCGTCCAGCGCGAGCCACTCGACGATCGGGTCGACGTCGGGCGAGTAGAGAGCCTCGACGGCGTGGGCCAGCGCGTTGACCGCACTGGTGACCGCGATCGGCACCGGCATCCCGGCCGACAGGTCGACGTCGTAGATCACGGTCTCGGGCAGGATGTCCGGCGAGGACCGGGTCGTCTTCCGCCCGTCCGCGGTCTCGCCGAGGATCGGGGTGACCTCGGAGCCGGCGTAGGTGGACGGCAGGATCACCTGGTCCACCCCGCTGCGCACGGCCAGCGCCTTGGCCAGGCCCGTGGTCGAGCCGCCGCCCACGGCGACCACGCAGTCCGCCCCGGCTCCGCGCATCACCTCCAGAGCCCGGGCGGTGACCTCGACGGGCGTGTGCATCGCGGCGTCGTCGAACCGCGCGACCACGAGGGGTCCGAGGACCTTCTCGATGCGGTCGCCCGCGGCGGCCAGGTCGGCGGAGGCCAGGACCAGGACCCGGCCCCGGCCGAGCCGCTCGACCTCGTCCGCGACCCTGTCGAGGGTTCCCGTGCCGAAGACGACACGGGTCGGGTGGGCGGTGTGCTGGAAGCTCGTCACGATGTGCGCTCTCTGTTCAGTGCTGCTCGTCGGCGACCCGGACGACCAGTCCGTCGATCTCGTCGGTCATCGGGATCTGGCAGGACAACCTGCTGTTCGGCTCGCGCGGCGACATCGTGCAGTCCAGCATCTCGTCCTCGGCCGCGCCGACGTCCGCGAGCCGGTCGACCGGCCCGTCCTCGACGTAGACGTGGCAGGTGGCGCACATCGCGTTGCCGCCGCACTCGGCGACGATGCCGCTCACCGCGTTCTGCAAGGCCAGCTGCATGAGGCTGGTACCGACTGCTGCGTCGACGGTCGTGCTGTCCCCGCCGACCCTGTAGGTGATCTTCGGCATGGTTCCTCCCGGGATCAGTGGACGGTGACGTCGAGGCGGGTGAAGCCGCGCAGGATGTTGTGCAGGGCGCGTTCGGAGTGCTGGACCTCGAAACGGGTGACCTTCTCCGCCAGTGCCTCGAACAGCGCCCGCATCTCCAGCCGCGCGAGGTTCATGCCCACGCACGCGTGCGGCCCGGCACCGAAGCCGAGGTGGTCGGTCGGGTTGCGGGTCACGTCGAAGCGGTCCGGATCCGGGTAGTGCCGCTCGTCGCGGTTGCCCGCGCCGTAGAAGGCGATCACCCGCGAGCCCCGGGGCAGCAGCACGCCGTCGATCTCGTGGTCCACGGCGACACTGCGGGAGAAGTCCTGGATCGGTGCCTCCATCCGCAGCACCTCGTTGATCGCCGACGGGACCAGCGACGGGTTCTCGCGCACCAGGTCCCACTGGTCGGGGTTCTCCGCGAACAGCCACACCGCGCTGGAGATGGCGAAGATCGTGGTGTCCAGGCTCGGACCCATGTAGTCGATCATCATGACCGGGCACTTGCCCGGGTCCACCTCGCCGCGGGCTGCGGCGTCGTGCACGGCCTCGGCCCAGCTTCCGGGCTTGAGCTTGCCGGGCACGGCCTGGGTGGTCGCGTACTCCATCATCTCGCCGAGCACGGACAGCGACCTCTGCGTCCGCTCGTTCATCGGTCCGAAGCAGTTGAACATCTCCGAGGCCCAGACGAGCATGCGTTCCCGGCCCTCCTCCGGCAGACCGACGAGGTTCGACACGATGGTGACCGGCAGGTGGTGCGCGAGGTCGCCGGCGGCGTCGAAGGACCCTCGGGCGGTCAACCGGTCGACCAGCCCGCGCGCCTCCGCACGGATCTCGTCGTGCAGCGGGCGCAGGGCCTTCGGGGTGAGCGGTCTGGCGATCACCCGGCGGGACGCGTCGTGCGCCTCACCGTCGCTGCACAGCGTGTTGCCGCGCAGCACCTGGTTCATCTCGTCGTTCATCATCACGCCCTCGCCGGAGGGGAAGACCTCGGGCGTGCGCAGGACGTGCGACACGGTGTCGTAGCGCGTGGCGGCGAACATGCCGTAGCGGTCGAGGTGCACCAGTGGGCCGGCGTCACGCAGCTCGCGGTAGCCCGGCCAGGGGTCGAGTAGCGCCGAGTCGGTGTACACGTCGAAGTCCGAGCGGGGACAGATGGTGGTCGCGGGCGCAGTGGTGGTCATCGGTTCTCCTGGGAACGGCGTCGGTGGCGGTCGTCCGGGACAGGCGGCACGGCTCAGGTGCGGGCGAGCAGGCGGGTCACGGCGTCGAGGAGTTCGGCGCCCGGATCGGCGGGCAGCTGGTGAGCCCGCCAGCCGACGTGCAGGTCCGGGCGGACGAGGACGGCGCCTGACTCCTCGACCTCGCGCAGCCGGGCCCAGTCCTCGTACAGGTCCTCGTACCGGCGGCCCGGGCCGATCACGTGGGCGGTCAGCTCGATGCCGAGGGCACGCGCCGCGGCCCCGGCGGCCTCGACCCACACGCCTCCGGAGATGCCGGTCAGCAGCGTGAACCGGCCCTTGCCCGCGAGATCGTGGGTGCTCACCCGGTGCCCGTCGCGCCCCAGCCAGCAGTGCGGCAGGCGCGCTCCCGGCCAGGTGGTCGGGTGGTAGTACAGCTCCGGATCGCGCTCGTACTCCGGCTCCGGTGTGCCGTCGCCGACCACCGCGCCGGACCGGTAGCGCTGGCCGAGCTCGACGCCGTGGGCGTTGAACTCGTAGTCCTTCTGCTCCAGCGCCTTGCGCAGGGCCACCCGCTGCTCGGCGGCCTGCGGCGTGTCGTCGCCACGGGCCCGCATGCTCGCGAGGTGCTGAGCGGGGTCGTTCGTGGAGGTGAAGCCGAGCGCGTCGAAGATCGGCCCGAACTCCTCGATCGACTTGTTGGCCCGCAGGACGATCTGCTCGCCGACGGGAGCCCGCTCCGCGTCGTAGGAGTCGAGTAGCCCCTCCCCCGCGCGCCCGGAGAGGACCGCAGCGAGCTTCCAGGCGAGGTTGTAGGAGTCCTGGATCGAGGTGTTGGACCCCAGACCGTTCGACGGCGGGTGCCGGTGGACGGCGTCGCCCGCGCAGAACACCCGACCCGAGCGGTAGCGGGTGGCGTACATCTTGTTGTTGCCCCACAGCGAGGTGGAACGGATCGTCACCGGGATCGAGTCGTCGCCGACCAGGTCATGGACGATCCTCGTCGCCATCGCGTCGTCGACCTCCGGCGGCGGCCGCGTGATGTCGTAGCCCCACACGATCAGCCACTCGTCCCACGGGCGGACCATCCGGACCAGGCCCATCCCGATCCCGCCGATGTTCGACCCGGGCTGCAGCACCCAGTACAGGACGCTGGGCCGGTGCTCCACGAACCGCGACAGGTCGGCGTGGAAGACGATGTTCATGCTGCCGGCGACGTCCATCCGCCCCTCGAACGGCAGGTCCACGTCGCGGGCGACCTGGCTGCGCCCGCCGTCGGTGCCGATGACGTACTTCGCCCGGATGCGGTATGTGAGACCGGCGAGCCGGTCGCGCACGGTCACGGTGACGCCGTCGTCGTCCTGGACGAGGCCGACGTACTCGGTGTCGAAGCGGATGCGGCTGCCGCGGTCGGCGGCCCGCCTGATCAGGATCGGCTCCAGCAGCGTCTGCGGGAGGTCGCAGTTGTCCGACGGGCTGGCCAGCGCGTAGTCGGCCCGACGAGCGGGGTGCGTGCCCCAGGTGCGGACGCGTCCGATCTCGTCCCCCGCCAGGCTGGAGCAGAAGACGGTGTCGCCCATCAGCTTCGACGGCACCGCCTGCGCGGTCACGTCGTCCTCGATCCCCATGTCGCGCAGGATCTCGACCGTGCGCTGGTTGGTGATGTGCGCCCGCGGGGTGTTCGCGGTCCACCGGTACTTCGTGATCACGATGTGGTCCACCCCGTAGGTGGCCAGGAAGAGCGCGGCCGAGCCGCCGGCGGGTCCGCTACCGATGACCAGCACGTCCGTGGTCACCAGATCGTTGTCGGGGTGGGTGGGGGTGTCGCTCACGACGGCCTCGTCTGCTCGGGGAACGGTGGTGGCGGGCAGGCCCGGGGCGGCTGTCGAGCGCTCGCCCCGGGCCCGCCGGGTCGGGTCAGCCCCGGACGAGGACCCGGTCGCCCTGCGCCACCCGCCGACGCAGGTAGTCGACGACCGCGTCGGTGATCTCGTGGGCTCGCGGCACGACGCCGGACATGTTCAGCACCCCGTGGATCAGCCGCTCCACGCGCACCGTCTCGACCGGTACGCCCGCCGCGGCGAGTCGGTGGGCGAACTCCTCGCCCTCGTCGCGCAGCGGGTCGAGCTCGACGGTCACGAGCAGGGTCTCGGGCAGTCCCGCGACCGACTCGATGGCACCCGGGATCGCGCCCGCCGGGCGCGTCCCCACGCGGTTCGCGCCGAGGTACGTCTGCCACATCTGGTCCATCGCCGCCACGGTGATGGGCGGGCCCGCCGCGTACAGCCGCCGGGACGGCGTGTCCGCATCGGGATCGATGGCCGGGTAGATCAGGACCTGGGCCGCGATCGCCGGGCCGCCCTCGTCGCGGACCCGGGCGCCCAGGCAGGCGGCCAGGGTGCCGCCGGCGCTCTCGCCGACCACGAACAGCTGCGTCGGGTCGCCGCCGTACTCGGGCGCGACCTCGGCGGCCCACGCGAGAGCCGCGTAGGCGTCGTCACCCGCTGCGGGCTGCGGGTCCTCGGGAGCGAGCCGGTAGCTCGGTGCGATGACGACCGCGCCCAGCTCCTCGGCGATGACCGAGCAGGGTTCGGCGGAGACACCGACGCTGCCGCCGACCCAGCCACCGGGGTGGTAGAACACGACGACCGGCAGCGGGCCCTGCTCGTCCGGAACGTGCACGAGCGCTGTGCGCGGCCCGGCGGCGCCCGGATAGGTGACCTCGGTGGTGGTGACGCTCGCCCGCGGCGGCCGCTGCAGGAACGTGAAGCTCTCGAACGCCCCGCGCTGCTCCTCGAGGGTGAGCTGCTCGAAGGGACGCTGCTCCTGGCCGATCATGATGCCCGTGACCATCGCGGCCGCCGGATCGAGCAGCACCATCGGCGGGATCGGCGCCGCGGCGCCGTCGACCGCGAACCCTCCGTAGCCGGTGCCCTCGAC
It contains:
- a CDS encoding 2Fe-2S iron-sulfur cluster-binding protein, with the protein product MPKITYRVGGDSTTVDAAVGTSLMQLALQNAVSGIVAECGGNAMCATCHVYVEDGPVDRLADVGAAEDEMLDCTMSPREPNSRLSCQIPMTDEIDGLVVRVADEQH
- a CDS encoding NAD(P)/FAD-dependent oxidoreductase, which codes for MSRVSRADAVVVVVGAGHAGVQVADSLCEGGYHGPVLLLGDEPGLPYQRPPLSKDVLSARDEPGLLPLRGERHFADRGIDYRPDAVVTGIDRARRTVLLASGQEIGYASLVLATGAAPRPLQVEGSERAGVLPLRSLADARALRAALQSARTAVVVGAGFIGLEFAAAARKRGVDVAVFESGDRVLARAVSVGTSLHIMQVHRAMGTTVLVGEGPVRLEGAGGADGAVRAVVGSRGSRHPADLVVVGIGVRPRDDLARGCGLAVDDGVVVDEHLRTTDPAIFAVGDCARFPSPAGPLHRLESVQNATAQARHVARVILGAGTAAYVELPWFWSVQGPVTLQIAGLAVADDESVTSGYPDGGGFSVLRFRGDRLIAVESVNRPADHAAARRVLAGTERPTAAQAAAPGFCLKEHAGRAVAAVRRPHGLAG
- a CDS encoding cytochrome P450; its protein translation is MTTTAPATTICPRSDFDVYTDSALLDPWPGYRELRDAGPLVHLDRYGMFAATRYDTVSHVLRTPEVFPSGEGVMMNDEMNQVLRGNTLCSDGEAHDASRRVIARPLTPKALRPLHDEIRAEARGLVDRLTARGSFDAAGDLAHHLPVTIVSNLVGLPEEGRERMLVWASEMFNCFGPMNERTQRSLSVLGEMMEYATTQAVPGKLKPGSWAEAVHDAAARGEVDPGKCPVMMIDYMGPSLDTTIFAISSAVWLFAENPDQWDLVRENPSLVPSAINEVLRMEAPIQDFSRSVAVDHEIDGVLLPRGSRVIAFYGAGNRDERHYPDPDRFDVTRNPTDHLGFGAGPHACVGMNLARLEMRALFEALAEKVTRFEVQHSERALHNILRGFTRLDVTVH
- a CDS encoding maleylacetate reductase and hydroxyquinol 1,2-dioxygenase domain-containing protein; this translates as MTSFQHTAHPTRVVFGTGTLDRVADEVERLGRGRVLVLASADLAAAGDRIEKVLGPLVVARFDDAAMHTPVEVTARALEVMRGAGADCVVAVGGGSTTGLAKALAVRSGVDQVILPSTYAGSEVTPILGETADGRKTTRSSPDILPETVIYDVDLSAGMPVPIAVTSAVNALAHAVEALYSPDVDPIVEWLALDAITRLGRGLRRLPAEPHAQEVREDLLHGAWLAGTCLSAVGMGLHHKLCHTLGGSFDLPHAPVHAVVLPHALAYNAAAAPDVVRRIAAALDVIDPGDVPGAVHDLVLRAGGPVALSELGMAAGDLERAVDLAVEHPYPNPAPLTRAGIAALLREAWEGNRPATADGVRTTRITRTVLDTLSGTPDPRLHALMSDLVKRLHAFAVDNDLTQAEWEQGIDFLTRTGQMCSDVRQEFVMLSDTLGLSSVVDVLANSRTPDSTASAVLGPFYLEGPPELPQGVDITGGFGGTPLHVDVHVTDTDGRPVADAVVDVWQSDEDGFYDLQLPELDGPVLRGRLRTDADGRLRFWSIVPSEYPLPMDGPVGAMLTATGRHAYRAPHMHFMIDAPGRRQLITQLFPVGGRYLDSDAVFAVKPDLIVDFAARSGPTPDGREVAGEWRELTFTFRLGADA
- a CDS encoding FAD-dependent oxidoreductase encodes the protein MSDTPTHPDNDLVTTDVLVIGSGPAGGSAALFLATYGVDHIVITKYRWTANTPRAHITNQRTVEILRDMGIEDDVTAQAVPSKLMGDTVFCSSLAGDEIGRVRTWGTHPARRADYALASPSDNCDLPQTLLEPILIRRAADRGSRIRFDTEYVGLVQDDDGVTVTVRDRLAGLTYRIRAKYVIGTDGGRSQVARDVDLPFEGRMDVAGSMNIVFHADLSRFVEHRPSVLYWVLQPGSNIGGIGMGLVRMVRPWDEWLIVWGYDITRPPPEVDDAMATRIVHDLVGDDSIPVTIRSTSLWGNNKMYATRYRSGRVFCAGDAVHRHPPSNGLGSNTSIQDSYNLAWKLAAVLSGRAGEGLLDSYDAERAPVGEQIVLRANKSIEEFGPIFDALGFTSTNDPAQHLASMRARGDDTPQAAEQRVALRKALEQKDYEFNAHGVELGQRYRSGAVVGDGTPEPEYERDPELYYHPTTWPGARLPHCWLGRDGHRVSTHDLAGKGRFTLLTGISGGVWVEAAGAAARALGIELTAHVIGPGRRYEDLYEDWARLREVEESGAVLVRPDLHVGWRAHQLPADPGAELLDAVTRLLART